A DNA window from Setaria viridis chromosome 2, Setaria_viridis_v4.0, whole genome shotgun sequence contains the following coding sequences:
- the LOC117843545 gene encoding protein EMSY-LIKE 3 isoform X2 → MEYRPSDSSGTDDDLPPSYPNSRSNRGSGRVSGNGRAIVPASSYARAPTDMEAQIQQLEQEAYCSVLRAFKAQSDAITWEKEGLITELRKELRVSDKAHRELLNRVNNDNIICSIREWRSTGGLQASLSNNPQPIHDPVPSPTTSGRKRQKTSQSVPALPAPPPAMHSQQLATPTQPSSSTARKAVPPGPKGKKLKPGHKVPGGSASKPMSSAAGPSGRGPHMNRNFPGAAEAQAQNVHPLIGRKVMIRWPEDNSFYEAVISDYNADTGLYALVYDMNTANETWEWVDLKEMGPEDIRWKEDEISGIDLKMYLQGRGPPTSGGRKPGRGGPMPGPGRGRGFQKNMSKKDFPPPQNGVGKRSSDDIDILHTESLIKEVEKVFSVNNPDPQEVEKAKKALKEQEQSLIDAIARLAEASDGESDGHNHGRRNALYAGNQHQANYVDAMPVDGDQADAM, encoded by the exons ATGGAGTACCGGCCCTCCGACAGCAGCG GAACTGATGATGATCTTCCACCATCATATCCAAATAGTAGGAGTAACAGAGGCAGTGGACGTGTCAGTGGTAATGGGAGAGCTATAGTTCCTGCCAGTTCATATGCTAGGGCACCGACAGATATGGAAGCACAAATTCAACAACTTGAGCAAGAAGCATATTGCTCAGTTCTTCGTGCATTCAAAGCCCAATCTGACGCCATTACATGG GAGAAGGAAGGTCTCATAACTGAACTTAGGAAGGAGCTAAGGGTATCTGACAAAGCACACAGGGAGCTATTAAACAGGGTCAACAATGATAATATTATCTGTAGCATAAG GGAATGGAGATCAACAGGAGGGCTTCAGGCAAGCTTGTCCAATAATCCGCAGCCAATACATGACCCTGTTCCCAGTCCTACCACCTCTGGCCGTAAGAGGCAAAAGACATCCCAATCTGTTCCTGCTTTACCTGCACCGCCTCCAGCGATGCATTCACAGCAACTGGCTACACCAACACAACCATCATCTTCAACTGCTAGGAAAGCAGTCCCTCCAGGCCCTAAAGGAAAAAAACTGAAACCA GGTCATAAGGTACCAGGTGGCTCTGCATCCAAGCCCATGTCATCTGCAGCGGGTCCTAGTGGAAGAGGACCGCACATGAATAGAAATTTTCCAGGTGCTGCTGAAGCTCAAGCACAGAATGTTCACCCGTTAATTGGTCGTAAAGTGATGATTCGGTGGCCTGAAGATAACAGCTTCTATGAAGCAGTTATATCTGATTATAATGCAGATACG GGCCTTTATGCGCTGGTTTATGACATGAATACAGCAAACGAAACCTGGGAGTGGGTTGATCTTAAAGAG ATGGGACCTGAAGACATAAGATGGAAAGAGGATGAAATATCTGGGATAGACTTGAAGATGTATTTGCAAGGCCGAGGTCCCCCAACTAGTGGGGGTAGGAAGCCAGGTCGCGGTGGGCCCATGCCAGGtccaggaagaggaagaggattcCAAAAGAACATGTCTAAGAAAGATTTTCCACCTCCACAAAATGGTGTTGGCAAGAGAAGTTCCGATGACATTGATATCCTTCACACCGAGAGCCTAATAAAAGAG GTGGAGAAAGTTTTTAGCGTGAATAATCCTGATCCCCAGGAAGTAGAGAAGGCAAAGAAAGCACTGAAG GAGCAAGAACAGTCACTGATTGACGCGATAGCGAGGCTTGCTGAGGCATCAGATGGTGAAAGCG ATGGGCACAACCATGGGCGAAGGAATGCATTGTATGCTGGTAACCAGCATCAAGCAAACTACGTTGATGCGATGCCTGTTGATGGTGACCAAGCTGATGCCATGTAA
- the LOC117843545 gene encoding protein EMSY-LIKE 3 isoform X1, giving the protein MEYRPSDSSGTDDDLPPSYPNSRSNRGSGRVSGNGRAIVPASSYARAPTDMEAQIQQLEQEAYCSVLRAFKAQSDAITWEKEGLITELRKELRVSDKAHRELLNRVNNDNIICSIREWRSTGGLQASLSNNPQPIHDPVPSPTTSGRKRQKTSQSVPALPAPPPAMHSQQLATPTQPSSSTARKAVPPGPKGKKLKPFMPFQGHKVPGGSASKPMSSAAGPSGRGPHMNRNFPGAAEAQAQNVHPLIGRKVMIRWPEDNSFYEAVISDYNADTGLYALVYDMNTANETWEWVDLKEMGPEDIRWKEDEISGIDLKMYLQGRGPPTSGGRKPGRGGPMPGPGRGRGFQKNMSKKDFPPPQNGVGKRSSDDIDILHTESLIKEVEKVFSVNNPDPQEVEKAKKALKEQEQSLIDAIARLAEASDGESDGHNHGRRNALYAGNQHQANYVDAMPVDGDQADAM; this is encoded by the exons ATGGAGTACCGGCCCTCCGACAGCAGCG GAACTGATGATGATCTTCCACCATCATATCCAAATAGTAGGAGTAACAGAGGCAGTGGACGTGTCAGTGGTAATGGGAGAGCTATAGTTCCTGCCAGTTCATATGCTAGGGCACCGACAGATATGGAAGCACAAATTCAACAACTTGAGCAAGAAGCATATTGCTCAGTTCTTCGTGCATTCAAAGCCCAATCTGACGCCATTACATGG GAGAAGGAAGGTCTCATAACTGAACTTAGGAAGGAGCTAAGGGTATCTGACAAAGCACACAGGGAGCTATTAAACAGGGTCAACAATGATAATATTATCTGTAGCATAAG GGAATGGAGATCAACAGGAGGGCTTCAGGCAAGCTTGTCCAATAATCCGCAGCCAATACATGACCCTGTTCCCAGTCCTACCACCTCTGGCCGTAAGAGGCAAAAGACATCCCAATCTGTTCCTGCTTTACCTGCACCGCCTCCAGCGATGCATTCACAGCAACTGGCTACACCAACACAACCATCATCTTCAACTGCTAGGAAAGCAGTCCCTCCAGGCCCTAAAGGAAAAAAACTGAAACCA TTCATGCCCTTTCAGGGTCATAAGGTACCAGGTGGCTCTGCATCCAAGCCCATGTCATCTGCAGCGGGTCCTAGTGGAAGAGGACCGCACATGAATAGAAATTTTCCAGGTGCTGCTGAAGCTCAAGCACAGAATGTTCACCCGTTAATTGGTCGTAAAGTGATGATTCGGTGGCCTGAAGATAACAGCTTCTATGAAGCAGTTATATCTGATTATAATGCAGATACG GGCCTTTATGCGCTGGTTTATGACATGAATACAGCAAACGAAACCTGGGAGTGGGTTGATCTTAAAGAG ATGGGACCTGAAGACATAAGATGGAAAGAGGATGAAATATCTGGGATAGACTTGAAGATGTATTTGCAAGGCCGAGGTCCCCCAACTAGTGGGGGTAGGAAGCCAGGTCGCGGTGGGCCCATGCCAGGtccaggaagaggaagaggattcCAAAAGAACATGTCTAAGAAAGATTTTCCACCTCCACAAAATGGTGTTGGCAAGAGAAGTTCCGATGACATTGATATCCTTCACACCGAGAGCCTAATAAAAGAG GTGGAGAAAGTTTTTAGCGTGAATAATCCTGATCCCCAGGAAGTAGAGAAGGCAAAGAAAGCACTGAAG GAGCAAGAACAGTCACTGATTGACGCGATAGCGAGGCTTGCTGAGGCATCAGATGGTGAAAGCG ATGGGCACAACCATGGGCGAAGGAATGCATTGTATGCTGGTAACCAGCATCAAGCAAACTACGTTGATGCGATGCCTGTTGATGGTGACCAAGCTGATGCCATGTAA